The segment AGGGGCCGCCGCCGCGGTCAGAGCGCTGGATCGTCAATGGCACGACTTCCGCGTTGCATTGCGTCCGCAGCGCGTCTTTGTTTGGGAGCCGCGTTACGAGCAGATCGCCGGAGCCTTGCAGTGCTGCGTCCACAACGTGCGCGCCATGCTCAGCGAGCGCTCCGATACGCGACAGGATGCTGGCAGCGAACACAGCTTCGGCTCGGTGATGGCGCGGCTGGAAAGCATACGCGCGCGTTATGCACGGCCGATACGCCACACGTCTCCTATCGATACCCGCACCAGCGATGCACTCGTCTCGCTCGATGGCGCCGTCGCGCTGCTTGCGTCACGCATTCGCGATGCGCAAGCCAGCCGCGATATCTCCGTCACGTGGCGCACGCTTGCTTCGTTACGGGCGCGAATCGGCTTCCATTAAGGCAGACGGCACGTGCGGTTAATTGTCGAGATAAGGCGCGAGGTCTCGCGTCGCATCCGCGAATTTGGCGCTCAGATAATCGAGCAGCGCCCGCACGCGCGGCGCCATGTACTGACGCCGCTGAAACAACGCATGCACGGGCGTGTCGGGGCAACGCCATTCGGGCAGCAGAACCTCGAGCCTGCCAGCCTGCAGATCCGCGCCGATGTCCCATATGGACTTCATCGCCACACCGTGTCCTTCGAGCGCCCATTGCCGCGCGAGTGCGCCATCGTTCGTCTCGCGTGCATGCGTGAGCGGAGCGGTGAAATTCTCGCTGTGGGCATCGCGCATGAAACGCCATTCGTTCGCCACGCCAGCAGCTGAACTCAGCAAAATGAAGCGATGCCGAGCGAGCGCCGCGACGTTCTCCGGCCTGCCATGCGCCTCGATATAAGCCGGTGACGCGCATAGCGTGCGACGGTTCGGCGCCATGCGCTTGGCGATCATCGTGCTGTCGGCGGGCACGCCGAAACGGATCGCGAGGTCGATATCGTCGAGTAGCAAATGCGACAGCGAGTCCGACAACACCAACGCAATGCTGACCTCGGGATGCATCTCGTTGAAGGCGTCGAGCCATTGCGTGAGGACATGGCGGCCGAAATCCGACGTGGCCGAGACGCGCAACTTGCCGCTCACCACGGCGCGTCCGGCGTGCAGCGCGGCGTGGGCGTCGTCGAGTGTTTGTAGCGCGTGCTGGCAGTGCGACAGGTATGTGCGGCCTTCGTCGGTCAGTCTCAGACTGCGCGTGGTGCGCTCGAAGAGTTGCACGCCGAGCGCGCTTTCGAGTCGCACGAGCCGCGCGCTGGCCGCAGCCGGCGATAGATCGAGCTTGCGGCCGGCCGCCGAAAGACTGCCGAGCGCCGCTGCTTCGACGAAAAGCCGGATGTCACCCAGGTTATCCACGCGCTGCCGCTCCAGGTTTGGTAGGTGGGACGATCGCGCCGAGGTGCGCGTGGGTATCATACCCGCGCCCTTATTTGCTCACCACGCCGAGTTGCTGCAGGAAAGCGAGGTTGTCTTCGAGATGCCAATTGTCGGTAATCTTGCCGTCGCGGATACGGTAGATATCGGTCGCGATGAAATCCACCGGTTGTCCGTTGCCCTGCACGCCGTTGAACGTGCCGGTGAAATGCCCCGTGAAGTGCAGATGCGTGACGACGCGGTCGCCCGCGACGATCATCTGTTCGACCGCAGCGTGGACGTCCGGCACGGCTGCATGAAACGTTTTCGATGCAGTCAGCGGCCCGGCAATGCCCTGCGGGCGGCCGGGCGGCAGCGTGCGGTCCGTGAAGTCGTCGGCGAGCGCGGCGCGTGCCTGAGCTTCGTCGCCGGTAGTCCAGAACGTGTCGTAGGTGCGGGCCGCGTGAATCTGCCGCGCCGCCTGCTGCTTCGACAGAGTTTTGTCGACGATAAGCGTCTGCGGCTCGACGAGGCTGTCGGCGGCGGACGCCGGCAGCGCACTTGCAACAAGTGCTGCACCAAGGGCAGCGGACACGATACGTAAGAGCGACATGACGTTCTCCGTGAATGGCTGTTCGTATGAGGTTTAAGCGGCGCAACGCGGACTCGGTTATTGCTTGCAATGCGCCTTGCATGAAAGCCATTCTGCGTTCCTCGATGTCGCTTGATAATGGGTCTGCCTCTTGAATGATTCTTCAGCGAAACCAAAAAGTGCCGCGCGTCTTCAAGCCGTCGCGGCCGGCGGATAAATCGTGATGCCGAAGCGCGACGCAGCCTCGCGCATGCGGGCCTTGTCCGCGTCGGTCGGGTCGTGCGGGACGACCTGGCCGCTTTGCGCATCGGCACAAGCATCGACGAAGCGGTCGAAGCCTGCGGGCGTGCAGATCACGAGATAACGGGCTGTCTGCGCGCCTGAATTGATGAGCTGATGCTGCGAGCCACGCGGCAGCACCACGGTCGAGCCAGCCAGCAAGCGATGCCGCGTACCATCGACGATGGCCTCCAGTTCGCCTTCCAGCATCAGCAGCGTCTCTTCCTCATTCTCGTGACGATGCATGGGTGTGGCGCGTCCGGCGGGCGAGAACATTTCCAGCATGCAGTAAGCATCGTCCGTATGATTGCCGGACACGAGCAGGCGAGCGCGGGAACCGCCGAAATCGTATTCGACCGGGTTATCGTTCAACATGGACATGCAAGATTCTCCATATAGTTCGTATCACGTACTAATGAGACATGAGCCGAAATCACTCTCACCGCGCTACTCTACGCGAATATCGGCCATGCATTGGGGGCAGCCGTGCCACGTCTTTCACGTTAATCTGTCGCGAATGACGCCATGAAGAATCTCAGCCAGTTCGTTAATTTTTCTGCTGTGGCGCGCCACGGCAGCTTTGCGCAAGCAGCACGTGAACTCGGGCTTGCGCCTTCATCCGTGGCGAAAAGCGTCGCACGCTTAGAAAAGGATCTCGGCGCGCGGCTGTTTCACCGGACCACGCGCGCTGTCACGCTCACCGAAGAAGGACGCGCGCTGTTTGCGAAAAGCGCGCGCTTGCTCGAAGAAATCGAAGCGCTCGATCTGGACTCTGTCAGCGACAACGACGAGCCCGCAGGCGTGCTGCGCATTGGCGCACCGATAGGCTATGGCGTGCGTGTCGTGTTGCCGGTGCTCGCGCGTCTGCGCGAACGTTATCCGCTACTCGAATTCGATCTGCGTCTTTCCGATGGACGCGTGAGTCTCACCGACGAAGGACTCGATGCGTCGATCCGCTTCGGCGAGCTCGAAGACTCGTCGCTGATTGCGCAAAAGATCGACGAACAGGCGCTCGTGTTGTGCGCGAGTCCGACGTATCTCTCGCGGCACGCAAGAATTCGCGCGGTGAGGCACCTCGAAGATCACACGTTGATTGCGTTTCGTCTGCCGACGAACGGGCGCGACCGGCCGCTCGAATTCATCGAGAACGGAGAAAAGGTATCGGTGGAACCGCAAGCGCCGTTTCGCATCAGTCACGGCGAGGCGCTGGCGGAGGCGGCGTTGCTCGGTATCGGCCTTGCGCAGATGCCCGAGTTCTTCGCGCGTCAGTATCTCGCGGCGGGCGCGCTCGTCGAAGTGCTGGCGAATTGCCGCCCCGCGCCGCTTGCCGTGAATCTCGTGCTGCCGGGCTCGCGTGTGCGGCCCGCGCGGGTACGCGCGTTGATCGAAGCATTCACGGCAAGTGCCTGACGCGCAAAGCCTCAATGGCCCGTTTCGCGCTTGCTCTGCTCGGCGACGGTGAGAATGGCTTCGGGCATGACCTCGAGGCGCGCCTTGGGAATGGGGTCGCCGCTTTCGTCGGAAAGACCGTAGCTGCCTTCCTCGATTTTTTGCAGCGCGCGCTGGATGTCGGCGATACGCAAGTCGTTCACGTTGCGCAGCGCCTGATTCGATACGTATTGCTCGCGTCGCTGTGCGTCGTCTTCGTATTCCTCGGCTTCGGCGCCTTGTTCTTCCTGTAGATTTCGCTCGCTCGCAATCGTGCCTTCTTCGTTGCCGAGCAATTCGCGCTGCAATGCTTCCAGACGTTCGCGCTGCTTTGCGATGAACTCGTCACTCAAGCCGTTTTCGTCGGTGGCCATGATGGTGCCTCGAGTAAGTGTTCATCAAACGTACGCTTCGGCAGTCGGCATTGTCAAGGCAACTTGTTCGTGGCCGTGCTCCGACAAAAGCCGGACCGCTCAGGTCTCGCTCCACATGCGCAGCAGATTGTGATAGCAGCCGACCAGCGTTCGCTTTGCGGCTTCATCGCCTTGCGTGGCGTTCAGGCGTTGAATGGAGTTGTCGAGATCGAAGAGGAGGGCGCGTTGAGCGTCGTCGCGCACGAGGCTTTGCGCCCAGAAGAAGCTCGACACGCGTGC is part of the Caballeronia sp. TF1N1 genome and harbors:
- a CDS encoding cupin domain-containing protein, translating into MSMLNDNPVEYDFGGSRARLLVSGNHTDDAYCMLEMFSPAGRATPMHRHENEEETLLMLEGELEAIVDGTRHRLLAGSTVVLPRGSQHQLINSGAQTARYLVICTPAGFDRFVDACADAQSGQVVPHDPTDADKARMREAASRFGITIYPPAATA
- a CDS encoding LysR family transcriptional regulator produces the protein MKNLSQFVNFSAVARHGSFAQAARELGLAPSSVAKSVARLEKDLGARLFHRTTRAVTLTEEGRALFAKSARLLEEIEALDLDSVSDNDEPAGVLRIGAPIGYGVRVVLPVLARLRERYPLLEFDLRLSDGRVSLTDEGLDASIRFGELEDSSLIAQKIDEQALVLCASPTYLSRHARIRAVRHLEDHTLIAFRLPTNGRDRPLEFIENGEKVSVEPQAPFRISHGEALAEAALLGIGLAQMPEFFARQYLAAGALVEVLANCRPAPLAVNLVLPGSRVRPARVRALIEAFTASA
- a CDS encoding TraR/DksA C4-type zinc finger protein is translated as MATDENGLSDEFIAKQRERLEALQRELLGNEEGTIASERNLQEEQGAEAEEYEDDAQRREQYVSNQALRNVNDLRIADIQRALQKIEEGSYGLSDESGDPIPKARLEVMPEAILTVAEQSKRETGH
- a CDS encoding LysR family transcriptional regulator, which codes for MDNLGDIRLFVEAAALGSLSAAGRKLDLSPAAASARLVRLESALGVQLFERTTRSLRLTDEGRTYLSHCQHALQTLDDAHAALHAGRAVVSGKLRVSATSDFGRHVLTQWLDAFNEMHPEVSIALVLSDSLSHLLLDDIDLAIRFGVPADSTMIAKRMAPNRRTLCASPAYIEAHGRPENVAALARHRFILLSSAAGVANEWRFMRDAHSENFTAPLTHARETNDGALARQWALEGHGVAMKSIWDIGADLQAGRLEVLLPEWRCPDTPVHALFQRRQYMAPRVRALLDYLSAKFADATRDLAPYLDN
- a CDS encoding ester cyclase; this translates as MSLLRIVSAALGAALVASALPASAADSLVEPQTLIVDKTLSKQQAARQIHAARTYDTFWTTGDEAQARAALADDFTDRTLPPGRPQGIAGPLTASKTFHAAVPDVHAAVEQMIVAGDRVVTHLHFTGHFTGTFNGVQGNGQPVDFIATDIYRIRDGKITDNWHLEDNLAFLQQLGVVSK